One genomic window of Papaver somniferum cultivar HN1 unplaced genomic scaffold, ASM357369v1 unplaced-scaffold_150, whole genome shotgun sequence includes the following:
- the LOC113336058 gene encoding uncharacterized protein LOC113336058 — protein MATAEPITINQCLINLISTTIAPTENNTLVKVPDAVEIKNILFSIAGDKAPGPNGFPSNFFQANWDVVGEYIVTMVQNFFTSGYLLKEMNSTFISLISKTESPTTPAHFRPISLCNTTYKIISKILAQRLNPLLLNLISPFQSAFIHGRGLRQGDPLSPYLFLFCMEALSRYLTNAESQGLIHGTKVCSEALAINHLLFADDCMIFCKANMEECNNLIKIFQEFGHSFGQLINFSKSGIFFSKNTAPSIADNISDAIKVQRINTSDKYLRSPLFTNRSKIQDFKPCIEKLKFRLAGWKSTLSIAGKKARCDLIFGNIDHNAAAATTALKITQHLCTYNRVIHNPGHILKNIYYQDNTTDPNLRQSSLNRNTREKFGITISVHIMEVNNNMANSNLSHYTNFAFMSLSFTGQCMRARNFKDPATGLSRAIRGAQSALTWVKEMKRTNINFEA, from the exons ATGGCCACTGCTGAACCAATAACCATCAACCAATGCCTCATAAATCTCATATCCACCACTATTGCCCCCACTGAGAATAACACCCTCGTAAAGGTCCCTGATGCTGTGGAAATCAAAAATATTCTATTCAGTATTGCAGGTGACAAGGCTCCAGGTCCTAATGGATTCCCATCAAACTTCTTCCAAGCCAACTGGGATGTTGTGGGTGAATACATCGTCACAATGGTCCAAAACTTCTTTACTTCTGGATATCTTCTTAAAGAAATGAACTCTACTTTTATCTCCCTTATCTCCAAAACAGAAAGTCCTACTACCCCTGCCCATTTCAGACCAATATCCTTATGCAATACCACttacaaaatcatttcaaaaatcctGGCTCAAAGACTAAACCCTCTTCTACTAAACCTTATATCTCCTTTTCAGTCAGCTTTCATTCATGGCAG AGGCCTCAGACAAGGGGATCCCCTCTCACCCTAcctatttctattctgcatggaAGCTCTCTCTAGATATCTGACTAATGCTGAATCTCAAGGTCTCATACATGGAACAAAAGTCTGTAGTGAAGCACTTGCAATCAATCATTtactttttgctgatgattgcatGATTTTCTGCAAAGCTAATATGGAAGAATGTAACAACTTAATCAAGATCTTTCAAGAATTTGGTCATTCCTTTGGGCAGCTGATAAATTTCTCCAAATCAGGAATCTTCTTCAGCAAGAATACTGCTCCAAGCATTGCAGACAACATAAGTGATGCAATTAAGGTTCAAAGGATTAACACTTCTGACAAATATCTGAGATCTCCCCTATTCACTAACAGAAGCAAGATTCAGGACTTCAAGCCTTGTATTGAAAAACTAAAATTCAGACTTGCTGGTTGGAAATCAACTCTATCTATAGCTGGAAAA AAAGCTAGATGTGATCTGATCTTCGGAAACATAGATCAtaatgctgctgctgctactactgctCTGAAAATCACTCAACACCTATGCACCTATAACAGAGTGATTCATAATCCAGGGCATATCTTAAAAAACATCTATTATCAGGACAACACCACTGATCCAAACCTAAGACAAAGCAGTCTTAATAGAAATACTAGAGAGAAGTTTGGCATCACTATTAGCGTACATATTATGGAAGTTAATAATAATATGGCTAATAGTAATCTATCACACTATACTAACTTTGCTTTCATGTCCCTCTCTTTCACAGGGCAGTGCATGCGAGCAAGGAACTTTAAAGACCCAGCAACTGGACTCAGCAGAGCCATCAGAGGAGCTCAATCAGCATTGACTTGGGTAAAGGAGATGAAAAGGACCAACATTAACTTTGAAGCATAA